The genome window TGAAAGCCTCTATATTTAGATAGGCTACTAACATCGCCAAAAAGTATAGGTAAAAATACAACATTTGCAGAGTCATTCATTTCCATTTTTAATAACTGGATGTTTATTTTATGGAGTAGGAATTTTATACTTTGCTTAATAACCTAGCCAACTTATAGAGCCGGGGAATCCCATTAACTCTAGTAAATTTTTTCCTAGGAACGCGTAAGGGAGGATTTCCAGAAGTACATGGAATAAGACTACTTGCATTATCTACAACTTTAGGAGTATCTAAAAATAATGGCCGATATCCTATCGCTTTTGATTTTTTGATTGCCTTGTTTCGTCTTCTTCACCGTTTCATATGCAATGCTATATCCGCCTCTTGCTTGACCTTGTGTAGATACTCGAATATTTCTGATAACTTCATAACATGTTATGCTTTAGGATTACCGTAACGCTAGCCTCTATATTAATCAAATCATTGTATGGGGCTTTGCGATGCAATCACCCCCTTTACCGATTAGTTCTCTTCTTTATATGCTAAGGCAATCTCTACTACTTCCTCTGGAGATAAATCCTCATCATTCCAAAAAATTAAGTCACTCGGAGCAGGATGAGGAACATTTTCTTCCAAAATTTCTATATATTCACTTACCTTTTCATCAGACTGCTTAGGATTACATATTTTTTTTACTAGTTCAACTAACTCATCTTTAGATAACTTTTCACTCATTTTTCTACCATTCCTAAATTACTGCCCTTTCTTTCCAAATTGATAAACAGGTTTTCACATATTTTAGTGTATTTTTGATAGTTTGAACACTTCTCTCCCCTCGTCTATAGGCTTTTATGTAAGTATATATGATTTATGTTTACCACCATGTTCTACAATAGAAGTACTTCCCTCTAACATCCTTGAAATATTTTGGTTTTTAAACTCCTTTGTAAGGTTATCATTTCCTATATTATCCCATTTCTCTTTCTCTAAAATTATCAAAGAATTAAATTGCTTACCTAACAGTTTATCTCCTTGGCATTACACTAATTGACTCTTTTTATATAAGTTTGGTGTGGGTTTGAAGACTTCTGTCTAATTTAAAGCTCTTATATTTTAAGGATCTTCCCATACGCGAGAGGTTATACAAATAGATTTTCAAACTCAGTAGACCAAAAGAATCCTGCTTCCATACACTTACTATCAATTTTCTCTAGTTCCCCTTTTAGCCACTCCATTACTACTTTAGGTATATCGTTATCAATATAGGCATCCTCTCCGTTAATCTCTATTGCTTTATCAATCATGGATACATAAGCTAATATACATTCTGCAAACTGATTCAGAGATGAATTAACAAATATCACTTTATAATTATCCCCATTAGTAAGTGACACTATGTTTTCATCCTTCTCCGTTATACAGATTGGATTCCCCGAACCAGTTGACCCTAAAAACCAATATTTTTGAAACTCTTCTGGCATATCAAATACATCGGTAATAGGTCTAAATTGGGACGTAGTAAATTCCAAATACGGCGGTGGAGTCTCCGGTAGACCTCCTATAGACAAAAACCTCTTAACTTCATCCGAAAAATATGTATTCATTAAATCTGCTTCTTTAAATTTGTTCAGTGGGCCATTCTTAATATAATCCCATTTATTAATAAATTCTTCTGGTGTCATCACTATTCTTCTCTCACCTTCTTGAATCTTTTATAAAGGTATCCAGCCTTCTTGCAGTTTCATCATCTATTCCAGTCTCTAATCCATTTCCACATTATGGATACCGACAGTAGAAGAACCACCACGTTTTCTAGGTTTGTGATTTTCAATATCCTTTTGACCTTTTTGACTTTCCCAGAAATAGGTTTCATCCTTTTCTACTATTCCTTTAAATAAATCTATACTTTTCTTTAGCGCGTGCAGAAAACACTTTATGTCCCCAATAAAAAGCAGTACCGTGAGTATACCAACTGTCTTGGTTATCTCGGGCAGCTACCTACATTCCATTGAATCTGTCACCATTATGAATAGTTGTTCACTGTATTCCAATAGGTATTAGGTTCATTTCATCTGGTGCCAAATCACACCTTCTAGTCTTCTTCCAATTACGGTATCTTAGCCATTCAAATTGTGCCTTGACATTACTTTAACCAGAGAATTTCTGGTACATCTTTAGTTTCTACCACAAGTCCAGCACCCTTGAAAACTACAAAACCAAATTCCATTCCATCTGCAATTGCTTTTTACTTTATCAATTTTCGCTTGTGGATAGTTAAATACTCTCCACCAATAAATGACTTATTCTGTGACCAAATTTTGTTTGC of Niallia circulans contains these proteins:
- a CDS encoding bacteriocin immunity protein, translated to MSEKLSKDELVELVKKICNPKQSDEKVSEYIEILEENVPHPAPSDLIFWNDEDLSPEEVVEIALAYKEEN
- a CDS encoding SUKH-4 family immunity protein, whose amino-acid sequence is MMTPEEFINKWDYIKNGPLNKFKEADLMNTYFSDEVKRFLSIGGLPETPPPYLEFTTSQFRPITDVFDMPEEFQKYWFLGSTGSGNPICITEKDENIVSLTNGDNYKVIFVNSSLNQFAECILAYVSMIDKAIEINGEDAYIDNDIPKVVMEWLKGELEKIDSKCMEAGFFWSTEFENLFV